The following coding sequences are from one Granulicella aggregans window:
- a CDS encoding deoxyribonuclease IV, translating to MATGTKKRIGVHLGTAGGTWTAVNRAIEAGANTFQIFTASPRMWKAAPVKAEDAAKMAALRKEHDIGPVAVHASYLINMCSQTETVRENSIGAFRGEVERALALGAEYLVLHPGSWKGLTRDEGLRLAAESIERALDGVPWRGKDFKVLIENTAGAEFSLGGKLEQVAELVELLKACAPVGVCLDTCHTHVAGYDLVSEAGYAETMGMVEATIGFDAVKVWHCNDAKAAMGSKLDRHEHIGEGTMGAEAFRRLLHDSRFNHAAFIAETPVDAPGDEARNVGVLRTLAAG from the coding sequence ATGGCGACTGGAACGAAGAAGCGGATAGGTGTTCATCTGGGGACGGCGGGCGGAACCTGGACGGCGGTGAATCGGGCGATTGAGGCGGGGGCGAATACGTTCCAGATATTTACCGCAAGCCCGCGGATGTGGAAAGCTGCTCCGGTGAAGGCGGAGGATGCCGCGAAGATGGCGGCGCTGCGGAAGGAACACGACATTGGGCCGGTTGCGGTCCACGCGAGCTACCTGATCAATATGTGCAGCCAGACCGAGACGGTTCGGGAGAACTCCATTGGAGCGTTTCGCGGCGAGGTGGAGCGGGCACTGGCGCTGGGAGCGGAGTACCTGGTGCTGCATCCGGGAAGCTGGAAGGGGTTAACGCGGGACGAGGGGCTGCGTTTGGCGGCGGAGTCGATTGAGCGGGCACTGGATGGGGTGCCGTGGCGGGGGAAGGACTTCAAAGTGTTGATCGAGAACACGGCCGGGGCAGAGTTCTCGCTGGGCGGGAAGCTCGAGCAGGTGGCAGAGCTGGTTGAGCTGCTGAAGGCTTGCGCTCCGGTGGGCGTGTGTCTCGATACCTGCCACACGCATGTTGCCGGATACGATCTTGTGAGCGAGGCGGGCTACGCTGAGACGATGGGAATGGTCGAGGCGACCATCGGTTTCGATGCGGTGAAGGTCTGGCACTGCAACGACGCGAAGGCGGCGATGGGGTCGAAGCTGGACCGCCATGAACATATCGGCGAAGGAACGATGGGAGCGGAGGCTTTCAGGCGGTTGCTGCACGATTCGCGGTTCAATCACGCGGCGTTTATCGCGGAGACGCCGGTAGATGCTCCCGGGGATGAGGCGAGAAACGTTGGCGTGCTAAGGACGCTGGCTGCAGGTTAG
- a CDS encoding DUF6526 family protein: protein MPEPQSFKNHGRLDPPQHFIAVPILFINFIACIVITVRIAISHEPQMLGLHIWLVIVSFALLVAAVNMRIKDLRVQDRVIRLEERLRYAALLQPADLAASSKLTFRQIIALRFASDAELPALIARAIAENLTSKQIKESITTWRADDLRV, encoded by the coding sequence ATGCCCGAACCGCAATCCTTCAAGAACCACGGCCGCCTCGACCCGCCCCAACACTTCATCGCGGTTCCGATTCTGTTCATCAACTTCATCGCCTGCATTGTCATCACGGTAAGGATCGCGATCAGCCACGAACCCCAGATGCTCGGCCTGCATATCTGGCTCGTCATCGTCTCGTTCGCGCTCCTCGTGGCTGCGGTCAACATGCGCATCAAAGATCTCCGCGTCCAGGACCGTGTCATCCGCCTCGAAGAGCGTCTACGTTACGCCGCCCTTCTCCAACCAGCAGACCTTGCCGCATCGTCGAAGCTAACCTTCCGCCAGATCATCGCTCTCCGCTTCGCCTCCGACGCTGAACTGCCCGCCCTCATCGCCCGAGCGATCGCAGAAAACCTGACTTCGAAGCAGATCAAGGAAAGCATCACCACCTGGCGCGCAGACGACCTTCGCGTCTAG
- a CDS encoding diflavin oxidoreductase, translating to MSEATATLESTPAGHAQKYTRNNPYISAVTENYRLTAEGSEKETRHFAMSLEEGMHYTPGDAVGILPENRKSEVDLVLNALGFTGEERVLDHYKVEISLEEAVRTRLAIGKLTRSTINQYAKLVDPSTPIPRLASMCGADGKAMAEEHCWGREFIDLLEEFPGVVKEPQKLFTVLQRLTPRMYSISSSQKMHPNTVETTVRVIRYDAHGRERQGLCSGHMGERAPVGSTMPIFLHANANFRLPEDTNAPIIMIGPGTGLAPFRAFLEERQANGDKGKNWLFFGDQRKKLDYLYEDQLEGMHKDGILTHLDLAFSRDQQKKVYVQDKMQEQCAGLYKWLEEGAYFYVCGDATRMAKDVETALLDVIAKGSHGTLDHAAEYLEVMKKQKRYQRDVY from the coding sequence ATGAGCGAAGCGACTGCAACCTTGGAATCGACCCCGGCGGGTCACGCGCAGAAGTACACCCGCAACAACCCCTACATCTCGGCAGTAACCGAGAACTACCGGCTGACGGCCGAGGGCTCCGAGAAGGAGACGCGTCACTTTGCGATGTCGCTTGAGGAGGGGATGCACTACACCCCCGGCGATGCTGTGGGCATCCTGCCGGAGAACCGCAAGAGCGAAGTGGACCTGGTGCTGAACGCTCTGGGTTTTACGGGCGAAGAGCGCGTGCTCGACCACTACAAGGTTGAGATCAGCCTGGAAGAGGCGGTTCGGACGCGGCTTGCGATCGGTAAGTTAACGCGGAGCACGATCAACCAGTACGCCAAGCTGGTCGATCCTTCGACACCGATTCCGAGGCTGGCTTCGATGTGCGGGGCCGATGGCAAAGCGATGGCCGAGGAGCACTGCTGGGGTCGCGAGTTCATCGACCTGCTCGAAGAGTTCCCAGGCGTGGTGAAGGAGCCGCAGAAGCTGTTCACCGTGCTGCAGCGGTTGACGCCGCGGATGTACTCCATCTCGTCGAGCCAGAAGATGCACCCGAACACTGTGGAGACGACGGTCCGCGTGATCCGCTATGACGCGCACGGGCGCGAGCGGCAGGGTCTGTGCAGCGGACACATGGGCGAGCGCGCGCCGGTAGGATCGACAATGCCGATCTTTCTTCATGCGAATGCGAACTTCCGGCTGCCGGAGGACACGAACGCTCCGATCATCATGATCGGCCCCGGAACCGGCCTTGCGCCCTTCCGGGCGTTCCTGGAAGAGCGGCAGGCAAACGGCGATAAGGGTAAGAACTGGCTCTTCTTCGGCGACCAGCGGAAGAAGCTGGACTACCTCTACGAAGACCAGTTAGAAGGTATGCACAAGGACGGCATTCTGACGCATCTCGATCTGGCGTTCTCGCGCGACCAGCAAAAAAAGGTCTACGTGCAGGACAAGATGCAGGAGCAGTGCGCCGGCCTTTACAAGTGGCTGGAGGAAGGTGCGTACTTCTACGTCTGCGGAGATGCCACTCGCATGGCCAAGGACGTGGAGACGGCACTGCTGGACGTGATCGCGAAGGGCTCGCATGGAACGCTGGATCACGCGGCGGAGTACCTGGAAGTTATGAAGAAGCAGAAGCGGTACCAGCGGGACGTTTACTAG
- a CDS encoding S1 RNA-binding domain-containing protein, whose translation MSDINPLNPEVVNEEAVASSLPQESEASVTVGGEAPPETDISFEDELAAYERENVRRPVSDDGARSNQINGVVVSITADAVLVDIGYKTEGTLPLTIFGEKPPAIGDKLLVTSKGRNDEGYYDLSLQRVAQPKDISSLEEAFAAGTTIPGTVTAAVKGGLSVDIGVRAFMPGSRSGARDAADLEKLVGTEILCRIIKLEKEEDEKVDIVVDRRVVLEEEAAGLKTRRYSELAEGNIVTGTVRSLMDFGAFVEIGGVDGLLHISDISWKRIANPADVLTAGQQIEVKILKIDPATKRIGLGLKQLQPHPWDAVPSTYTVGERVTGSVTRLTDFGAFVELSPGIEGMIHVSEMSWAKKVRKPEDMLKVGDTVDAVILAIDTAAQRIGLGLKQTLGDPWADAPSRFPAGSTVTGPVSSLTKFGAFITLADGIEGMVHVSEILADKRVERPQDVLRTGQVVQAKVLEIDGAKRQIKLSMKQLIPTGLDEYIAEHKPGDTVTARIVKLDGTSARIELGEGIYATCTIKAAEPAVEEPKATGAVDLSAFSTMLKDKWKGGSSTAKPKSEAPQQGQIRNFRITAIDPDTKTITVDLVK comes from the coding sequence ATGTCCGATATCAATCCGCTGAATCCTGAAGTAGTCAACGAAGAAGCCGTAGCATCCTCCCTGCCACAAGAATCCGAAGCCAGCGTCACCGTAGGCGGTGAAGCTCCGCCGGAGACGGACATCTCCTTCGAAGACGAACTCGCCGCTTACGAGCGCGAGAACGTTCGCCGGCCTGTCTCCGATGACGGCGCACGCTCCAACCAGATCAACGGCGTAGTCGTTAGCATCACGGCGGACGCCGTCCTCGTCGACATCGGCTACAAGACCGAAGGCACTCTGCCGCTTACCATCTTCGGCGAAAAGCCGCCTGCAATTGGTGACAAACTCCTCGTCACGAGCAAGGGCCGCAACGACGAGGGCTACTACGACCTCTCGCTGCAGCGCGTCGCGCAGCCCAAAGACATCTCCTCGCTCGAAGAAGCCTTTGCCGCGGGAACGACCATCCCCGGCACCGTCACCGCCGCCGTCAAGGGCGGCCTCTCGGTCGACATCGGCGTCCGTGCCTTCATGCCCGGCTCACGCAGCGGAGCGCGCGACGCCGCCGACCTCGAGAAGCTCGTCGGGACAGAGATCCTCTGCCGCATCATCAAGCTCGAGAAGGAAGAAGATGAAAAGGTAGACATCGTCGTCGACCGTCGCGTCGTCCTCGAAGAAGAGGCAGCTGGCCTCAAGACCCGCCGTTACTCCGAGCTCGCCGAAGGCAACATCGTCACCGGCACCGTCCGCAGCCTGATGGACTTCGGCGCATTCGTTGAGATCGGCGGAGTCGACGGCCTTCTTCATATCTCCGACATCTCGTGGAAGCGCATTGCCAACCCAGCCGACGTCCTTACCGCCGGCCAGCAGATCGAAGTCAAGATCCTCAAGATCGATCCCGCGACCAAGCGCATCGGCCTCGGCCTCAAGCAGCTCCAGCCTCACCCCTGGGACGCGGTCCCTTCCACCTACACCGTGGGCGAGCGCGTCACTGGCTCCGTCACCCGCCTAACCGACTTCGGCGCCTTCGTCGAACTCTCCCCCGGCATCGAGGGGATGATCCACGTCTCCGAGATGTCCTGGGCCAAGAAGGTCCGCAAGCCCGAAGACATGCTCAAGGTCGGCGACACTGTCGATGCGGTCATCTTGGCGATCGACACCGCAGCCCAACGTATCGGTCTCGGCCTCAAGCAGACCCTCGGCGACCCCTGGGCCGACGCCCCATCGCGCTTCCCCGCCGGCTCTACCGTCACTGGCCCCGTCTCGTCACTCACCAAGTTCGGCGCCTTCATCACCCTCGCCGACGGCATCGAGGGCATGGTCCACGTCAGCGAGATCCTCGCCGATAAGCGCGTGGAACGTCCGCAGGACGTCCTCCGCACCGGGCAGGTCGTGCAGGCCAAGGTCCTCGAAATCGACGGGGCCAAACGCCAGATCAAGCTGAGCATGAAGCAGCTTATCCCCACTGGCCTCGACGAGTACATCGCCGAGCACAAACCAGGCGACACGGTCACCGCCCGCATCGTGAAGCTCGACGGCACCAGTGCGCGGATCGAACTCGGCGAAGGCATCTACGCTACATGCACGATCAAGGCGGCCGAGCCGGCAGTCGAGGAACCGAAGGCGACCGGCGCGGTCGATCTCTCCGCCTTCAGTACCATGCTCAAGGACAAGTGGAAGGGCGGATCTTCAACCGCCAAGCCGAAGTCCGAAGCTCCGCAACAAGGCCAGATCCGCAACTTCCGTATCACTGCCATCGATCCCGATACCAAAACCATCACCGTTGACCTGGTCAAATAG
- a CDS encoding cupin domain-containing protein: MADPVAFGRFDLNEIARSFPETSETLLLDTYLTNEDAASSRVFRVYRGTPPHYHENSDEYLYVLSGRGTFWMQDPANESEFAPGDLLFFKRRIVHSLPKILESPVVFLSVDTPRRDPKDIVFVNPKDGTPDSFIQAK; the protein is encoded by the coding sequence ATGGCTGATCCCGTAGCATTTGGACGCTTCGACCTGAACGAGATCGCGCGGTCGTTTCCAGAGACCTCTGAGACGCTGCTTCTCGACACCTACCTCACCAACGAAGACGCGGCCAGTAGCCGCGTCTTCCGCGTTTACCGGGGTACGCCGCCTCATTATCACGAGAATTCGGACGAATACCTCTACGTACTCTCGGGTCGCGGAACCTTCTGGATGCAGGACCCAGCAAACGAGTCGGAGTTCGCTCCCGGCGATCTCCTCTTCTTCAAACGCCGCATCGTTCATTCCTTGCCAAAGATTCTTGAAAGCCCGGTCGTCTTTCTCTCGGTGGATACACCGAGGCGCGACCCCAAGGACATCGTCTTTGTGAACCCGAAAGATGGGACACCGGATTCCTTTATTCAAGCTAAGTAG
- the pdxH gene encoding pyridoxamine 5'-phosphate oxidase, translating to MAEFDAVDAVDPIALFETWFELAKASEVNDPNAMSLATATADARPSVRMVLLKKVDAKGFTFYTNEQSQKGQELIANPHAALCFHWKSMRRQVRVEGPVEPVSAADSDDYFHSRSRRSQIGAIASQQSRPLASRSALEEKAAELAAKYPGVIPRPEYWRGFLVVPERIEFWQDGADRLHDRILFTRDGDGWGKVRLYP from the coding sequence ATGGCAGAGTTTGATGCGGTAGACGCGGTCGATCCGATCGCCTTGTTCGAGACATGGTTTGAGCTGGCGAAGGCGAGCGAGGTGAACGATCCGAACGCGATGTCGCTGGCCACGGCGACGGCGGATGCTCGGCCTTCGGTGCGCATGGTGTTGTTGAAGAAGGTGGATGCGAAGGGCTTCACCTTCTATACAAATGAGCAGAGTCAGAAGGGGCAGGAGCTGATTGCGAATCCCCATGCGGCGCTCTGCTTCCACTGGAAGAGCATGCGGCGGCAGGTTCGGGTGGAGGGGCCAGTTGAGCCGGTTTCGGCGGCTGACTCGGACGATTACTTTCATAGCCGTTCGCGGCGGAGCCAGATCGGGGCGATCGCCTCGCAGCAGAGCCGTCCGTTGGCGAGCCGCTCTGCGTTAGAAGAAAAGGCCGCGGAACTGGCGGCGAAGTATCCAGGCGTGATTCCGCGACCGGAGTATTGGCGAGGATTTCTGGTGGTTCCGGAGCGGATTGAGTTCTGGCAGGATGGGGCGGACCGGCTGCACGACCGGATTTTGTTTACGCGGGATGGGGATGGCTGGGGGAAGGTCAGGCTTTACCCGTAA
- a CDS encoding enoyl-ACP reductase FabI, whose translation MIDMTGKVAVVFGLANKRSIAYAIAQKLSEAGATLAICYQNERLRRDAEELAAGLEGAGGPAKTFMCDLSSDEQIDATFVAIKETYGTIHHLVHAVAFAPAEAIHNDFIETSREAFRIAHDVSVYTLVAVSRAAVPLMTEGGSILTLTYYGAEKVVPKYNVMGVAKAALEATVRYLASSLGTKGIRVNAISAGPIKTLAARGIGDLQKMLDSHAERSPLHRNVEQSEVGGAALFLASPLASGITGEVMYVDCGYNIMGF comes from the coding sequence ATGATTGATATGACAGGCAAGGTGGCCGTGGTGTTTGGCCTGGCCAACAAGCGCAGTATCGCCTACGCGATCGCGCAGAAGTTGTCGGAGGCCGGCGCAACGCTGGCGATCTGTTACCAGAATGAGCGGCTGCGACGCGACGCCGAAGAGCTGGCCGCTGGCCTTGAGGGCGCAGGCGGCCCGGCGAAGACGTTTATGTGCGATCTCTCGTCGGACGAGCAGATCGATGCGACTTTTGTCGCAATCAAGGAGACCTATGGGACGATCCACCATCTCGTCCACGCGGTCGCGTTCGCGCCGGCAGAAGCGATCCACAACGACTTCATCGAGACCTCGCGCGAGGCCTTCCGCATCGCCCACGATGTGAGCGTCTACACGCTGGTTGCGGTAAGCCGCGCGGCGGTTCCGCTGATGACCGAAGGCGGATCGATCCTCACGCTGACCTACTATGGCGCGGAGAAGGTCGTGCCGAAGTACAACGTGATGGGCGTAGCTAAGGCCGCGTTGGAAGCGACGGTGCGTTACCTGGCAAGCTCGCTGGGGACGAAGGGCATTCGCGTCAATGCGATCTCCGCTGGGCCGATCAAGACGCTGGCCGCGCGCGGCATCGGCGATCTGCAGAAGATGCTCGATTCGCACGCCGAGCGCTCGCCGCTGCATCGCAACGTCGAGCAGAGCGAAGTGGGTGGAGCTGCGCTCTTCCTCGCATCGCCGCTGGCTTCGGGCATCACCGGCGAAGTAATGTACGTCGACTGCGGCTACAACATCATGGGCTTCTAA
- a CDS encoding EVE domain-containing protein, translating into MPFLLKTEPNKYSYEDLERDGETVWDGIANNQALLYLRGMKKGEKLVIYHSNIGKAAVGTAKVASVDASDPKNPRVIIKPVKKFKVPKELAEIRAASVFTDSIMFRQFRLSVVPITDDQYDWLVG; encoded by the coding sequence ATGCCATTTTTGTTGAAGACGGAACCGAATAAATACTCCTACGAAGACCTCGAACGTGATGGCGAGACGGTGTGGGATGGCATCGCCAACAACCAGGCGCTGCTGTATCTGCGCGGGATGAAGAAGGGCGAAAAACTCGTCATCTATCACTCGAACATCGGTAAAGCCGCGGTGGGGACGGCGAAGGTGGCGAGCGTCGATGCCAGCGACCCGAAGAATCCCAGGGTCATCATCAAGCCGGTGAAGAAGTTCAAGGTGCCGAAGGAGTTGGCGGAGATTCGCGCGGCCTCCGTGTTCACGGATTCGATCATGTTCCGGCAGTTCCGGTTGTCGGTGGTGCCGATTACCGACGATCAGTACGACTGGCTGGTCGGGTAA
- the murI gene encoding glutamate racemase gives MPQSSPPRRLKLGVFDSGFGGLTVLRELVKLLPDADSVYLGDTARLPYGSKSQKTISRYAVESSKFLADQGADLLVIACNTATAMALPDIQQAMAIPVVGVIEPGAKAALSTGTGDVLVLATSATVQSGAYTAALNAEGLRAYEKACPLLVPLVEEGWTSHPVMDEVLKIYLSEALAEAPDSATLLLGCTHYPLIQSAIRDAAERLGHPMEIIDSARATAMATAEVIAAKFGDVHCQVSGEAKREFYATDSVEKFQRLGAGFLGQPIDEVRLIDLGG, from the coding sequence ATGCCACAATCTTCTCCTCCACGAAGACTGAAGCTTGGCGTCTTCGACTCGGGTTTCGGAGGGCTTACTGTCCTTCGGGAGCTGGTGAAGTTGTTGCCCGACGCGGATTCTGTCTACCTTGGAGACACAGCGCGACTGCCGTATGGATCGAAGTCGCAGAAGACCATTAGCCGTTACGCTGTGGAGAGTTCGAAGTTCCTTGCCGACCAAGGCGCCGACCTGCTGGTGATCGCTTGCAACACCGCGACGGCGATGGCGCTTCCCGATATTCAGCAGGCGATGGCGATCCCGGTGGTCGGAGTGATTGAGCCGGGCGCGAAGGCGGCGCTGTCGACAGGAACGGGCGATGTGCTGGTGCTGGCGACGTCAGCGACGGTGCAGTCCGGGGCCTATACGGCGGCTCTGAATGCCGAGGGCCTGCGGGCGTACGAGAAGGCGTGTCCGCTGCTGGTGCCGCTGGTGGAAGAGGGCTGGACGTCGCATCCCGTGATGGACGAGGTGCTGAAGATCTATCTGTCAGAGGCGCTTGCGGAGGCACCGGATTCGGCGACGCTGCTGCTGGGATGTACGCATTATCCCCTGATTCAATCGGCGATACGAGACGCGGCGGAGCGGCTGGGACATCCGATGGAGATCATCGACTCGGCGCGGGCTACGGCAATGGCTACGGCTGAGGTGATCGCTGCAAAGTTCGGTGACGTTCACTGTCAGGTGTCAGGCGAGGCGAAGCGCGAGTTCTATGCGACGGATTCTGTAGAGAAGTTTCAAAGGCTGGGCGCTGGATTTCTGGGTCAGCCGATTGATGAAGTGCGGCTGATTGATCTTGGTGGATAG